A genome region from Labrus mixtus chromosome 9, fLabMix1.1, whole genome shotgun sequence includes the following:
- the usp32 gene encoding ubiquitin carboxyl-terminal hydrolase 32 isoform X3, which yields MGAKESRIGFLSYDEAVKRVTDVELKRLKDAFKRTSGITYYMTQQCFYREVLGDGVPLKVAEVIYSSFGGSSKGLHFNNLIVGLVLLTRGRDEEKAKYLFSLFASDLGGYAAREDIEGVLQVLDGEVPTSLKKCFSEGDKVNYERFKSWLLQNKEAFTLSRWLLSGGVCVTLTDDSDTPTFYQTLAGVTHLEESDIIDLEKRYWLLKAQSRTGRFDLETFVPLVSPPIHASLSEGLFHAFDENRDNHIDFKEISCGLSACCRGPVAERQKFCFKVFDVDRDGVLSRDELHEMVVALLEVWKDNRTDTLPELHSSVSDIVEGILKMHDTTKLGHLTLEDYQIWSVKSALANEFLNLLFQVCHIVLGLRPGTPEEEGQIIRGWLERESRHGLQQGQNWFLISMLWWQQWKDYVQYEHKGIVVEQPSILGSLRTPMATATVEPSPPDRLGGLGTFSQVSPSEERSPDAVSSASEATESAALSPQVVPSATESCFARQHNVSDNNNQCFSGANGHLPSQLAAQRPGAIDNQSLVNTDPMKAPTLTMEGGRLKRALQLPHGRDFETVPEPVWRALYHWYGANLSLPRPVILESKTGQAELELFPRFLLFLRQQPATRSPQSNIWVNMGMTSLRMFPPYLPAARAGSVPSPNAPLKRVLAYTGCFSRMGTIKDIHLYLSQRLRIKEEDMRLWLYNSENYLTLLDDEDHTLESLKIHDEQQLVIEVRNKDMSWPEEMSFIANSSKMDRHKVPTEKGATGLSNLGNTCFMNSSIQCVSNTKPLTDYFISGRHLYELNRTNPIGMRGHMAKCYGDLVMELWSGTQKNVAPLKLRWTIAKYAPRFNGFQQQDSQELLAFLLDGLHEDLNRVHEKPYVELKDSDGRPDWEVASEAWENHLRRNRSIVVDLFHGQLKSQVKCKTCGHISARFDPFNFLSLPLPMDSSMHLEITVIKLDGSTPVRYGLRLNMDEKYTGLKKQLSELCSLKPEQILLAEVHTSNIKNFPQDNQKVRLSVNGFLCAFEIPVPGSPTSLSSPTLTDITPIANGSAANGIPGNKPVLIPNGGPNTMVPCSPETPLANGIANGHITPVQESPFIGYIIAMHRKMMRTELYFLSSQKNRPSLFGMPLIVPCTVHTNKKDLYDAVWIQVSRLASPLPPQEASNHAQDCDDSMGYQYPFTLRVVGKDGNSCAWCPWYRFCRGCTIECCDDRASVGNAYIAVDWDPTALHLRYQTSQERIVEEHCSVEQSRRTQAEPISLDSCLKAFTSEEELGEDELYYCSKCKTHRLATKKLDLWRLPPILIVHLKRFQFVNGRWIKSQKIVKFPRENFDPSAFLAPRDLEQRCLHSRSESEDLLRVGEDNLSSISAPAGFYNLNKASPASSRKSAPSLSRTSSPSCSPKTSSGGRRPVRLRLPQLGSRHRLSNSKESLDGAANAEGDTRDSVSQADTEGSAAGTAAMGDGITLESLSSTEASSSHCDVVLVNGDSNGLSSDCSTESSVDPDSSLLQHRDNMCLDAIYNLYAISCHSGIMGGGHYVTYAKNPNEKWYCYNDSSCKEVHSEEIDTDSAYILFYEQQGVEYSQFLPKIDGKKMADTSSMDEDFESDYKKYCVLQ from the exons ACCTCTTCAGCCTGTTTGCCAGTGATCTGGGTGGATATGCTGCCAGGGAAGACATTGAAGGCGTTCTGCAGGTTCTGGATGGAGAAGTCCCAACATCCCTCAAGAAGTGCTTCAGTGAG ggCGACAAAGTGAACTATGAGCGCTTCAAGAGCTGGCTCCTACAGAACAAGGAGGCGTTCACTTTGTCCAGATGGCTTCTGTCTGGAGGAGTGTGTGTCACGCTCACCGACGACAGCGACACACCAACTTTCTACCAGACCCTCGCTGGTGTCACACACT TGGAGGAGTCCGACATTATAGACTTGGAGAAGCGCTACTGGCTGCTGAAAGCTCAGTCCAGAACCGGACGCTTTGACTTGGAAACCTTTGTCCCGCTGGTCTCTCCTCCTATCCACGCCTCCCTGAGTGAAG gcttgTTTCACGCCTTTGACGAGAACCGGGACAATCACATCGACTTTAAAGAGATCTCTTGTGGACTGTCTGCATGCTGCAGGGGGCCGGTGGCTGAAAGGCAGAAAT TTTGCTTCAAAGTGTTTGATGTTGACCGTGACGGGGTTCTGAGTCGAGATGAGCTGCACGAAATGGTCGTGGCCTTGCTGGAGGTGTGGAAGGACAATCGCACAGACACACTGCCT GAGCTGCACAGTAGCGTGTCCGACATCGTTGAGGGCATCCTGAAGATGCACGACACAACCAAG TTGGGTCATCTGACTCTGGAGGATTATCAGATCTGGAGTGTGAAGAGCGCTTTGGCCAATGAGTTCCTAAACCTGCTCTTCCAG GTCTGCCACATTGTCCTGGGGCTTCGGCCTGGTACtcctgaggaggagggacaaatCATCAG gggttggctagagagggagagcagacaTGGGCTGCAGCAGGGTCAGAACTGGTTCCTCATCTCCATGCTGTGGTGGCAGCAGTGGAAGGACTACGTTCAATAT GAGCATAAGGGCATCGTGGTGGAGCAGCCGTCCATCCTGGGCTCGCTGCGGACCCCCATGGCCACAGCCACTGTGGAGCCCAGTCCACCAGACAGACTGGGAGGACTGGGAACCTTCAGCCAGGTCAGCCCCTCTGAGGAGAGGTCACCCGATGCTGTGTCCAGCGCCTCGGAGGCTACGGAGAGCG CAGCCCTGAGCCCGCAGGTAGTTCCCTCTGCCACCGAGAGTTGTTTCGCCCGACAGCACAACGTGTCAGACAACaacaatcagtgtttttctgGAGCTAACGGACACCTCCCCTCCCAGCTGGCAGCACAAAGACCTGGCGCCATCGACAACCAGTCTCTGGTCAATACTGACCCCATGAAG GCCCCCACGTTAACCATGGAGGGCGGCCGGCTGAAGCGCGCCCTGCAGCTGCCGCATGGCAGAGACTTTGAGACGGTGCCAGAGCCGGTGTGGCGGGCACTCTACCACTGGTACGGTGCCAACCTCAGCCTGCCAAGACCG GTGATCCTGGAGAGCAAGACAGGCCAAGCAGAGCTGGAGCTCTTCCCccgcttcctcctcttcctccgccaGCAACCGGCCACGCGCTCCCCCCAGTCCAACATCTGGGTCAATATGGGTATGACCAGTCTGCGAATGTTCCCCCCGTATTTACCCGCAGCAAGAG CGGGCAGCGTGCCCTCGCCCAACGCTCCTCTGAAGAGGGTGCTGGCCTACACAGGCTGCTTCAGCCGCATGGGCACCATCAAAGACATCCACCTGTACCTGTCCCAGAGACTCCGCATCAAAGAGGAGGACATGAGACTCTGGCTCTACAACAGTGAG AACTACCTCACCCTCCTGGACGATGAAGATCACACACTGGAGAGCCTGAAGATCCACGACGAGCAGCAGCTGGTCATTGAAG TCAGGAACAAAGACATGAGCTGGCCTGAAGAAATGTCCTTCATTGCAAACAGTAGTAAGATGGACAGACACAAAG TCCCGACTGAAAAAGGAGCCACTGGCCTCAGTAACCTCGGCAACACGTGCTTCATGAACTCCAGTATCCAGTGTGTGAGCAACACCAAGCCCCTCACGGACTACTTCATCTCTGGGAGACACCTGTACGAGCTCAACAG AACCAACCCCATTGGGATGCGGGGTCACATGGCCAAGTGTTACGGTGACCTCGTGATGGAGCTGTGGAGCGGGACGCAGAAGAATGTGGCTCCGCTGAAGCTCAGG TGGACGATAGCTAAGTACGCCCCGCGCTTTAACGGCTTCCAGCAGCAGGACTCTCAGGAGCTGCTGGCCTTCCTGCTGGACGGTCTCCACGAAGACCTGAACCGGGTGCATGAGAAACCGTACGTGGAGCTGAAGGACAGCGACGGCAGGCCGGACTGGGAGGTCGCCTCCGAG GCGTGGGAGAACCACCTGCGCAGGAACCGCTCCATCGTGGTGGATCTGTTCCACGGTCAGCTCAAGTCGCAGGTGAAGTGTAAGACCTGCGGACACATCAGCGCTCGCTTCGACCCTTTCAACTTCCTGTCCCTGCCGCTGCCCATGGACAGCTCCATGCACCTGGAGATCacag TGATTAAACTGGACGGCTCCACACCTGTGCGATACGGCCTGAGGCTGAACATGGACGAGAAGTACACAGGGCTGAAGAAACAGCTGAGTGAACTGTGCAGTCTGAAGCCGGAGCAGATCCTCCTGGCTGAGGTCCACACCTCCAACATCAAG aaCTTCCCTCAGGACAACCAGAAGGTGCGTCTGTCTGTCAACGGCTTCCTGTGTGCATTTGAGATCCCCGTGCCGGGTTCGCCGACGTCTCTGAGCTCACCTACCCTGACAG ACATCACCCCAATCGCTAACGGTTCAGCTGCTAACGGGATCCCGGGAAACAAACCTGTCCTCATCCCCAACGGAGGGCCCAACACGATGGTCCCCTGCAGCCCGGAGACGCCGCTTGCCAACGGGATCGCCAACGGACACATCACACCGGTGCAGGAGAGCCCCTTCATTGGATACATCATCGCCATGCACAGGAAGATG ATGCGCACGGAGCTCTACTTTTTGTCGTCTCAGAAGAACCGGCCCAGTCTGTTCGGCATGCCGCTCATCGTCCCCTGCACGGTCCACACCAATAAGAAGGATCTTTACGACGCCGTCTGGATCCAAGTGTCCCGCCTGGCGAGCCCGCTGCCCCCACAGGAAGCCAGCAACCACGCCCAGGATTG TGATGACAGTATGGGCTACCAGTACCCCTTCACCTTACGGGTCGTTGGTAAAGACGGTAACTCGTGTGCCTGGTGTCCCTGGTACAG gttctGTCGGGGTTGTACCATCGAGTGTTGTGATGACAGAGCGTCTGTAGGAAACGCTTACATCGCTGTGGACTGGGACCCCACTGCCCTGCACCTCCGCTACCAGACCTCCCAGGAGAGG ATTGTAGAAGAGCACTGCAGTGTGGAGCAGTCCCGCCGCACCCAGGCCGAGCCCATCAGCCTGGACAGTTGTCTGAAGGCCTTCACCAGCGAGGAGGAGCTGGGCGAAGACGAGCTCTATTACTGCTCCAAGTGCAAGACACACCGGCTCGCCACCAAGAAGCTGGACCTCTGGAGGCTGCCCCCCATCCTG ATCGTCCACCTGAAGCGCTTCCAGTTTGTGAACGGCCGCTGGATCAAGTCCCAGAAGATCGTAAAGTTCCCGCGGGAGAACTTTGATCCCAGCGCCTTCCTGGCCCCGAGAGACCTGGAGCAGCGCTGCCTGCACTCTCGCAGCGAGAGCGAGGACCTGCTGCGGGTCGGAGAGGACAACCTGTCCTCCATCTCTGCCCCTGCTGGCTTCTACAACCTCAACAAAG CATCTCCTGCCTCGAGCAGGAAGTCGGCGCCTTCTCTCAGCCGGACCAGCAGCCCCTCCTGCAGCCCGAAGACCAGCTCCGGAGGCCGCAGACCAGTCCGGCTCCGCCTGCCCCAGCTCGGCAGCCGACACCGCCTCTCCAACAGCAAGGAGAGCCTGGACGGAGCCGCTAACGCTGAGGGGGACACACGAGACAGCGTGTCACAGGCGGACACAGAGGGCAGCGCAGCGGGGACGGCGGCGATGGGAGACGGCATCACGTTAGAATCGCTGAGCAGCACCGAGGCGTCCAGCAGCCACTGTGATGTGGTTCTGGTGAACGGGGACAGCAACGGGCTGAGCTCGgactgcagcacagagagcagCGTGGACCCTGACAGCTcactgctgcagcacagagacaaCATGTGTCTGGACGCCATCTACAACCTCTATGCAATATCA TGCCATTCAGGAATCATGGGAGGAGGCCACTATGTGACATATGCCAAAAACCCCAACGAGAAATGGTACTGTTACAACGACAGCAGCTGTAAG gAGGTTCACTCTGAGGAGATCGACACCGACTCGGCCTACATCCTCTTCTATGAGCAGCAGGGCGTCGAGTACTCCCAGTTCCTGCCAAAGATCGACGGCAAGAAGATGGCCGACACCAGTAGCATGGACGAAGACTTTGAGTCGGACTACAAGAAGTACTGCGTCCTCCAGTGA
- the usp32 gene encoding ubiquitin carboxyl-terminal hydrolase 32 isoform X5, which translates to MGAKESRIGFLSYDEAVKRVTDVELKRLKDAFKRTSGITYYMTQQCFYREVLGDGVPLKVAEVIYSSFGGSSKGLHFNNLIVGLVLLTRGRDEEKAKYLFSLFASDLGGYAAREDIEGVLQVLDGEVPTSLKKCFSEGDKVNYERFKSWLLQNKEAFTLSRWLLSGGVCVTLTDDSDTPTFYQTLAGVTHLEESDIIDLEKRYWLLKAQSRTGRFDLETFVPLVSPPIHASLSEGLFHAFDENRDNHIDFKEISCGLSACCRGPVAERQKFCFKVFDVDRDGVLSRDELHEMVVALLEVWKDNRTDTLPELHSSVSDIVEGILKMHDTTKLGHLTLEDYQIWSVKSALANEFLNLLFQVCHIVLGLRPGTPEEEGQIIRGWLERESRHGLQQGQNWFLISMLWWQQWKDYVQYEHKGIVVEQPSILGSLRTPMATATVEPSPPDRLGGLGTFSQVSPSEERSPDAVSSASEATESAALSPQVVPSATESCFARQHNVSDNNNQCFSGANGHLPSQLAAQRPGAIDNQSLVNTDPMKAPTLTMEGGRLKRALQLPHGRDFETVPEPVWRALYHWYGANLSLPRPVILESKTGQAELELFPRFLLFLRQQPATRSPQSNIWVNMAGSVPSPNAPLKRVLAYTGCFSRMGTIKDIHLYLSQRLRIKEEDMRLWLYNSENYLTLLDDEDHTLESLKIHDEQQLVIEVRNKDMSWPEEMSFIANSSKMDRHKVPTEKGATGLSNLGNTCFMNSSIQCVSNTKPLTDYFISGRHLYELNRTNPIGMRGHMAKCYGDLVMELWSGTQKNVAPLKLRWTIAKYAPRFNGFQQQDSQELLAFLLDGLHEDLNRVHEKPYVELKDSDGRPDWEVASEAWENHLRRNRSIVVDLFHGQLKSQVKCKTCGHISARFDPFNFLSLPLPMDSSMHLEITVIKLDGSTPVRYGLRLNMDEKYTGLKKQLSELCSLKPEQILLAEVHTSNIKNFPQDNQKVRLSVNGFLCAFEIPVPGSPTSLSSPTLTDITPIANGSAANGIPGNKPVLIPNGGPNTMVPCSPETPLANGIANGHITPVQESPFIGYIIAMHRKMMRTELYFLSSQKNRPSLFGMPLIVPCTVHTNKKDLYDAVWIQVSRLASPLPPQEASNHAQDCDDSMGYQYPFTLRVVGKDGNSCAWCPWYRFCRGCTIECCDDRASVGNAYIAVDWDPTALHLRYQTSQERIVEEHCSVEQSRRTQAEPISLDSCLKAFTSEEELGEDELYYCSKCKTHRLATKKLDLWRLPPILIVHLKRFQFVNGRWIKSQKIVKFPRENFDPSAFLAPRDLEQRCLHSRSESEDLLRVGEDNLSSISAPAGFYNLNKASPASSRKSAPSLSRTSSPSCSPKTSSGGRRPVRLRLPQLGSRHRLSNSKESLDGAANAEGDTRDSVSQADTEGSAAGTAAMGDGITLESLSSTEASSSHCDVVLVNGDSNGLSSDCSTESSVDPDSSLLQHRDNMCLDAIYNLYAISCHSGIMGGGHYVTYAKNPNEKWYCYNDSSCKEVHSEEIDTDSAYILFYEQQGVEYSQFLPKIDGKKMADTSSMDEDFESDYKKYCVLQ; encoded by the exons ACCTCTTCAGCCTGTTTGCCAGTGATCTGGGTGGATATGCTGCCAGGGAAGACATTGAAGGCGTTCTGCAGGTTCTGGATGGAGAAGTCCCAACATCCCTCAAGAAGTGCTTCAGTGAG ggCGACAAAGTGAACTATGAGCGCTTCAAGAGCTGGCTCCTACAGAACAAGGAGGCGTTCACTTTGTCCAGATGGCTTCTGTCTGGAGGAGTGTGTGTCACGCTCACCGACGACAGCGACACACCAACTTTCTACCAGACCCTCGCTGGTGTCACACACT TGGAGGAGTCCGACATTATAGACTTGGAGAAGCGCTACTGGCTGCTGAAAGCTCAGTCCAGAACCGGACGCTTTGACTTGGAAACCTTTGTCCCGCTGGTCTCTCCTCCTATCCACGCCTCCCTGAGTGAAG gcttgTTTCACGCCTTTGACGAGAACCGGGACAATCACATCGACTTTAAAGAGATCTCTTGTGGACTGTCTGCATGCTGCAGGGGGCCGGTGGCTGAAAGGCAGAAAT TTTGCTTCAAAGTGTTTGATGTTGACCGTGACGGGGTTCTGAGTCGAGATGAGCTGCACGAAATGGTCGTGGCCTTGCTGGAGGTGTGGAAGGACAATCGCACAGACACACTGCCT GAGCTGCACAGTAGCGTGTCCGACATCGTTGAGGGCATCCTGAAGATGCACGACACAACCAAG TTGGGTCATCTGACTCTGGAGGATTATCAGATCTGGAGTGTGAAGAGCGCTTTGGCCAATGAGTTCCTAAACCTGCTCTTCCAG GTCTGCCACATTGTCCTGGGGCTTCGGCCTGGTACtcctgaggaggagggacaaatCATCAG gggttggctagagagggagagcagacaTGGGCTGCAGCAGGGTCAGAACTGGTTCCTCATCTCCATGCTGTGGTGGCAGCAGTGGAAGGACTACGTTCAATAT GAGCATAAGGGCATCGTGGTGGAGCAGCCGTCCATCCTGGGCTCGCTGCGGACCCCCATGGCCACAGCCACTGTGGAGCCCAGTCCACCAGACAGACTGGGAGGACTGGGAACCTTCAGCCAGGTCAGCCCCTCTGAGGAGAGGTCACCCGATGCTGTGTCCAGCGCCTCGGAGGCTACGGAGAGCG CAGCCCTGAGCCCGCAGGTAGTTCCCTCTGCCACCGAGAGTTGTTTCGCCCGACAGCACAACGTGTCAGACAACaacaatcagtgtttttctgGAGCTAACGGACACCTCCCCTCCCAGCTGGCAGCACAAAGACCTGGCGCCATCGACAACCAGTCTCTGGTCAATACTGACCCCATGAAG GCCCCCACGTTAACCATGGAGGGCGGCCGGCTGAAGCGCGCCCTGCAGCTGCCGCATGGCAGAGACTTTGAGACGGTGCCAGAGCCGGTGTGGCGGGCACTCTACCACTGGTACGGTGCCAACCTCAGCCTGCCAAGACCG GTGATCCTGGAGAGCAAGACAGGCCAAGCAGAGCTGGAGCTCTTCCCccgcttcctcctcttcctccgccaGCAACCGGCCACGCGCTCCCCCCAGTCCAACATCTGGGTCAATATGG CGGGCAGCGTGCCCTCGCCCAACGCTCCTCTGAAGAGGGTGCTGGCCTACACAGGCTGCTTCAGCCGCATGGGCACCATCAAAGACATCCACCTGTACCTGTCCCAGAGACTCCGCATCAAAGAGGAGGACATGAGACTCTGGCTCTACAACAGTGAG AACTACCTCACCCTCCTGGACGATGAAGATCACACACTGGAGAGCCTGAAGATCCACGACGAGCAGCAGCTGGTCATTGAAG TCAGGAACAAAGACATGAGCTGGCCTGAAGAAATGTCCTTCATTGCAAACAGTAGTAAGATGGACAGACACAAAG TCCCGACTGAAAAAGGAGCCACTGGCCTCAGTAACCTCGGCAACACGTGCTTCATGAACTCCAGTATCCAGTGTGTGAGCAACACCAAGCCCCTCACGGACTACTTCATCTCTGGGAGACACCTGTACGAGCTCAACAG AACCAACCCCATTGGGATGCGGGGTCACATGGCCAAGTGTTACGGTGACCTCGTGATGGAGCTGTGGAGCGGGACGCAGAAGAATGTGGCTCCGCTGAAGCTCAGG TGGACGATAGCTAAGTACGCCCCGCGCTTTAACGGCTTCCAGCAGCAGGACTCTCAGGAGCTGCTGGCCTTCCTGCTGGACGGTCTCCACGAAGACCTGAACCGGGTGCATGAGAAACCGTACGTGGAGCTGAAGGACAGCGACGGCAGGCCGGACTGGGAGGTCGCCTCCGAG GCGTGGGAGAACCACCTGCGCAGGAACCGCTCCATCGTGGTGGATCTGTTCCACGGTCAGCTCAAGTCGCAGGTGAAGTGTAAGACCTGCGGACACATCAGCGCTCGCTTCGACCCTTTCAACTTCCTGTCCCTGCCGCTGCCCATGGACAGCTCCATGCACCTGGAGATCacag TGATTAAACTGGACGGCTCCACACCTGTGCGATACGGCCTGAGGCTGAACATGGACGAGAAGTACACAGGGCTGAAGAAACAGCTGAGTGAACTGTGCAGTCTGAAGCCGGAGCAGATCCTCCTGGCTGAGGTCCACACCTCCAACATCAAG aaCTTCCCTCAGGACAACCAGAAGGTGCGTCTGTCTGTCAACGGCTTCCTGTGTGCATTTGAGATCCCCGTGCCGGGTTCGCCGACGTCTCTGAGCTCACCTACCCTGACAG ACATCACCCCAATCGCTAACGGTTCAGCTGCTAACGGGATCCCGGGAAACAAACCTGTCCTCATCCCCAACGGAGGGCCCAACACGATGGTCCCCTGCAGCCCGGAGACGCCGCTTGCCAACGGGATCGCCAACGGACACATCACACCGGTGCAGGAGAGCCCCTTCATTGGATACATCATCGCCATGCACAGGAAGATG ATGCGCACGGAGCTCTACTTTTTGTCGTCTCAGAAGAACCGGCCCAGTCTGTTCGGCATGCCGCTCATCGTCCCCTGCACGGTCCACACCAATAAGAAGGATCTTTACGACGCCGTCTGGATCCAAGTGTCCCGCCTGGCGAGCCCGCTGCCCCCACAGGAAGCCAGCAACCACGCCCAGGATTG TGATGACAGTATGGGCTACCAGTACCCCTTCACCTTACGGGTCGTTGGTAAAGACGGTAACTCGTGTGCCTGGTGTCCCTGGTACAG gttctGTCGGGGTTGTACCATCGAGTGTTGTGATGACAGAGCGTCTGTAGGAAACGCTTACATCGCTGTGGACTGGGACCCCACTGCCCTGCACCTCCGCTACCAGACCTCCCAGGAGAGG ATTGTAGAAGAGCACTGCAGTGTGGAGCAGTCCCGCCGCACCCAGGCCGAGCCCATCAGCCTGGACAGTTGTCTGAAGGCCTTCACCAGCGAGGAGGAGCTGGGCGAAGACGAGCTCTATTACTGCTCCAAGTGCAAGACACACCGGCTCGCCACCAAGAAGCTGGACCTCTGGAGGCTGCCCCCCATCCTG ATCGTCCACCTGAAGCGCTTCCAGTTTGTGAACGGCCGCTGGATCAAGTCCCAGAAGATCGTAAAGTTCCCGCGGGAGAACTTTGATCCCAGCGCCTTCCTGGCCCCGAGAGACCTGGAGCAGCGCTGCCTGCACTCTCGCAGCGAGAGCGAGGACCTGCTGCGGGTCGGAGAGGACAACCTGTCCTCCATCTCTGCCCCTGCTGGCTTCTACAACCTCAACAAAG CATCTCCTGCCTCGAGCAGGAAGTCGGCGCCTTCTCTCAGCCGGACCAGCAGCCCCTCCTGCAGCCCGAAGACCAGCTCCGGAGGCCGCAGACCAGTCCGGCTCCGCCTGCCCCAGCTCGGCAGCCGACACCGCCTCTCCAACAGCAAGGAGAGCCTGGACGGAGCCGCTAACGCTGAGGGGGACACACGAGACAGCGTGTCACAGGCGGACACAGAGGGCAGCGCAGCGGGGACGGCGGCGATGGGAGACGGCATCACGTTAGAATCGCTGAGCAGCACCGAGGCGTCCAGCAGCCACTGTGATGTGGTTCTGGTGAACGGGGACAGCAACGGGCTGAGCTCGgactgcagcacagagagcagCGTGGACCCTGACAGCTcactgctgcagcacagagacaaCATGTGTCTGGACGCCATCTACAACCTCTATGCAATATCA TGCCATTCAGGAATCATGGGAGGAGGCCACTATGTGACATATGCCAAAAACCCCAACGAGAAATGGTACTGTTACAACGACAGCAGCTGTAAG gAGGTTCACTCTGAGGAGATCGACACCGACTCGGCCTACATCCTCTTCTATGAGCAGCAGGGCGTCGAGTACTCCCAGTTCCTGCCAAAGATCGACGGCAAGAAGATGGCCGACACCAGTAGCATGGACGAAGACTTTGAGTCGGACTACAAGAAGTACTGCGTCCTCCAGTGA